In Candidatus Diapherotrites archaeon, the sequence AGGAAATCTCCAAAGGCCATCGGTATCAATGTAATTTACTGGATCATTCCCAACAAATTCATAAAGATTAATCCCCCCTTCTTCTCCTATCGGGTCCCGCGTTAGCCACCTGCCCAACGCCGGCACATAATAACGATAGCCGTAATAAGACAATCCCGTCTTTTCATCATAAGGTTTGGTGGAAAATTGCATGGGCTGCTGCAGGTAGTTGCTGGGGACCCGGGGTTCGCCGAAGGGGCCGTAGGCGTAAGTGGCGGCCACGTTGGCGTTCTCGTCCAGGAGCCCGGTGACGTTCCCCTTGCCGTCAAAAATATAGGAGTAATGCGATCCGCCCTGATTCAGGTCCAGCAGCCCGCCGATACCCCCCGGCAGGCCCTGCCCCCAGGTGTATTCATTGATGACGTTCTGGTTTTGGTCCCGTTCCTGCACGATCTGAAAGCCGTCGTTCATGTAACGTTTCCCATCGCGCGAATAAATGATGTCTTTCCTTATTTAATAGTTATTTGCTTCTATTTAATATTGCCCCATTTTTATTATTACTTTATTTTTTTAGTATAAAATAAGTTACAAATAAAATACCTGCCATTATTAGGATTACAATATTAACAATATCAATAATATCACTTGATTCTAATCTCTTATAAAACTCAAACGCAGAAATAAAACAAAGAACACCACTAACAATTCCTATTGTTTTAGATGCTGCACGAACCTCTCTTTCATCTAGTAATTGTGGAAAATTACCAATTATCCTATCATATATTCTTACGTTTCCGTAAATTTCTTTGCATATTTCTCCTTCAAAAGTAACTAATATTAACCATCCTACATTAAATATAACAAATCCAATTATGCCAAGAATTATATCATCGACATGATACGATATCATAATTAAAATAATGCCAATAGCTCTGATCAATTCGCCTTTTAAGCCAGTACGCAAATAGATTTTTCCTCCTCTAATAGAGAATAATAAACCAATAACTATTATTATGACCTTTTCCATTTAATCACATCCTCTTCTTAAGGGTTCGCAGGCGATGTGGCATGATATTGCGCATGGTAACCAGCCAAATGGATGTCCGGCAGTTGCAGTATGGCACATGACTTCACAAAAGCAAAGACATGCAAGATATGGATAAGGATTACATTTTTTACGATCTGGTTTTGGACAAGGAAGTCTGTGCGGTGAAGGTGGCTCTGGATTTGATCCTGGTCCTGGGGGGTATCTACATAAGTAGGGGTCATTAAAACCGGGAAATCTTCTTGGTTCTGGAATATCCCAACCTGGACCATCAAATGTTAGTCCCCAGGGATCAATTGAGTTTATCGGGTTGTTCCCCGTGAACCCGTAAAGATTAATTCCCCCAGCTTCCCCCAGCGGGTCCCGGGTCAGCCATCTTCCCAATGCAGGTACATAGAATCGATACCCGTAATAAGACAATCCCGTCTTTTCATCATAAGGTTTGGTGGAAAATTGCATGGGCTGCTGCAGGTAGTTGCTGGGGACCCGGGGTTCGCCGAAGGGGCCGTAGGCGTAAGTGGCGGCCACGTTGGCGTTGTCGTCCAGGAGCGCGGTGACGTTGCCCTTGCCGTCATAAAGATAAGAATAATGCGATCCGCCCTGGCTCAGGTCCAGCAGCCCGCCGATGCCCCCGGGCAGGCCCTGCCCCCAGGTGTATGTCAGCCTTCTTGCCGTCGCCATCTCTCCCAAGACCGGTTCACC encodes:
- a CDS encoding RHS repeat-associated core domain-containing protein, whose product is MNDGFQIVQERDQNQNVINEYTWGQGLPGGIGGLLDLNQGGSHYSYIFDGKGNVTGLLDENANVAATYAYGPFGEPRVPSNYLQQPMQFSTKPYDEKTGLSYYGYRYYVPALGRWLTRDPIGEEGGINLYEFVGNDPVNYIDTDGLWRFPFRPLWRPSPSQRQPIPRSYPKPDQPQCKPAPPYAKGQPPNPDEFLPEHWRRYEPKSGPFDPIYPPPPLPPWPPDSTDDLYDPKSNPAGMI
- a CDS encoding RHS repeat-associated core domain-containing protein; protein product: MATARRLTYTWGQGLPGGIGGLLDLSQGGSHYSYLYDGKGNVTALLDDNANVAATYAYGPFGEPRVPSNYLQQPMQFSTKPYDEKTGLSYYGYRFYVPALGRWLTRDPLGEAGGINLYGFTGNNPINSIDPWGLTFDGPGWDIPEPRRFPGFNDPYLCRYPPGPGSNPEPPSPHRLPCPKPDRKKCNPYPYLACLCFCEVMCHTATAGHPFGWLPCAISCHIACEPLRRGCD